CATTGAGATGTTGCCTACCCGCAGCTGATGGGATTTGATTTGATTAGTGTAGCACACAAAATTTTGATGAGCATTTTGAGTTAGCTGTCACAGTAATATTTCTTTCACTAGATTATGGATGAGATTTGATTAGATTCCAATAACTTTGCATCTCTATGTGCAGGTGCAGCATTACATCTTATGGTGGGTTAAAGAAGTTGGATGGGTACCTTCCATGTCCAGGCACCTGTGTAAGCAACAAGCTTGGGGACACTGACGTCGCCAAACGACATGGAATCATTAGAACTCCCTGCTGTGCCGTAATGAACAATGCCAGACACGCTAAAGACATCCATGAGAGTCTGTACAGTGACAGCTGCATTCAACTGGAAAACAAAGAGGTAATGGTAACAGGTAAGCATGAAGGTAAAGATATGCAGAATGTAAATGCTGAGTGGGCTTGAATTTGAGTACCCTGCGTTGTCCTGTCAGTGCGTGTATAACATTCACACCTCGAATGCTGCCGATGTGAAAACGTCGTCCTGAAACATCCTAGTAGGTCAGGTTGTATTAATGAAAGACCAATAAGATATAAATGCATACTCAATGACTATGTGGAACAATGCCTTATGATTTGGAAGTGAACACAACACTTAATATGCTTGCGATCTGAGGGCAAGTAgtatgtttttttttccttgtgCACTTATTTCTCTTCTCTTGAGGCAACATATTAAGGCGACACAGTTCTGATGAGCCCATGAGTTAGTTCTGCTAGTGCCGTGCTCATCAGTTCTTGTTTATGCTTTTGTCCAGGACAGGGAAATTGTACATGTAATGTCTGCAAGCATCTATCTTTAAGAAACTTTTGGCCTTTCAGTTTAGTGCAGATGAAGCTAGTTTGCATTTTATGGGTAGCATCCTCAGAGCTTCAGACTTCAAGTAGGTTTTGAATTTTGCTTAATATCCTCAATGTTGGACTTTCGTTATATGCAGGTACACCAGTATCTGAGTTTACCTTGCAGGTCGCTACCAGGTGCTGGAAAACGGCACCGGAAAAGTCAACTGGGAACAGAACAGTGAGGCATGCACGTACGGAAGAGATGACTGACAGGTCAGCGTGCGGATTGGCAAACGGACGGCCGAGATTTACCGTAGAGGTCAACGAACGGGAGGACGCGCCAGGGCGTGAAGTAGCCGGAGGCCTGTAGCGCGGTGGCCTCGTCGACGTAGGACATGACGAGGCCGAGGGAGGGGCCTCGCCGGTTGACCCTGTCCACCTGCCAGCGCGCGCGGTCCATGTCCGGCTGCTGCGCCGGCaaggccgaggccgaggccaCGAGCAGCAGCGCGAAGAGCAGGACCTGAAGCGGGGTCGCTGCGCCGGAGGCGGAGATGAGCGCCATGGCCATGGCTGGCCGGAGCTTGTTATTAGTGGCCTAGCTAGTGGGCGTCTTGTCTGCCTGCTGCGTGCTAAGAAGGGTGCGTCGGAGCTGCAGGCAGAGGGACGGTCCGTCGTGGACCTCGTGGTGTGTCGGTACCACGGcagagaagagggagggagggttGGTGCATGCTATTCGATGCGATGGATGGGGGGCGTGATCCGCGTGCTTCATTTTACAAGTGGCAGCAGTGACGATGAACAAGGAACCCAATGCAAGGAGCTGATGCCCTATTGGCTTGGCCTTGCGTGCTCTCACTCTCTCCTCCTGAACTTTGAGATGAATCCGTGTTTCCTCTCTAAATAATAAAACCGTCCATCTGAGCTCCCCCTAGCTGGTTTATTACAGTGGTTTTCTctttttttatatttattttggttgaatctttaaaaaatcatagtaaattaaaaaaattataaaatgaaaaaTCTAATTTTTTGAACTCCACACGAGTAGATTTATGCAGTGAACGtatgatatgatataatttagtaaaactgttttattgtaattttagatatatttttttaattaattcaTAACTACAATTTTTGTGGTCCAATTGTGGTGAAAGTTCTATGGTGGAATAATTATTATATGCTTGAGCTGTAGTAAAAGATTCACGCTCGTTGGATCATTTATGCTTGAGCAATTGAAGAATCTTGGAATTTAGTTGCTCAAGCAAAAATGATCAAATAAGCACGAAATGTTTACTACACCTCAAGCATATAATGATTAGTTCACTATAAAAATTTCACCATAATTGAACCACAAAAACTGTAGCTATGAATTAATTACAGTCTAAAAGTACAACAAAAcatttttactaaattatatcatatcatatgttcaatgcatagatctactcacgtggagtccaacaaaattgaattttttattttatcaattttttatttactataatttttttAAAGATTCAGCTAAAATAAACATAAAAGAAAAGGAGCGTGTCCGTTATCGCGAGTCTAAGAAGCACGGGCGGACGGTTTCATTGTCCGAGGCGCGGACTCGTCCCAAAATTCATGGAGTTAAAAAGATTTTTTTTTCCGAAAAGGAAACCCAGATGAAAGAGAGCCCATCAAGCATACGGAGCTCAACCATACATGCATGCGGCACAACTCGTGGAATCTTTATGCGGCCAGCTGAGGctatcttcaaccatcattctctatatccttcatttacaaaattctctacaagattctcttctctatatctcatttttctccaacaacgttctctaaatttcgttctctatacattaaaccctatattagaaacgtattttgttccaaatttttgtacgtacgtatttatcatacctcaaatgctatgggcatattttatttttatttaatttagtgtttaaaacgtaaagaaaaaatagagaaaaggagagagaatctctatatataaaGGAAAcatgtagcgttctctattttagagtactattttagagaacgctgctggagcaacaGAGAACGGAAtgttctctatatatagagagtACGGAATGGTTGAGAGGGCACCGTTGGGGACAGGGTGAGCCCGGCCGCTCTCAGCAGCGTTGTCCCCTGCCGCCGTGGCGGAGATCTAAAAGAATCCAAGGTATGCCATAGATTTGTTTTctggaaagaaaaagaaacagtATTACATGGTGCATTTTCCATGCCGCTAGGAATCCAAGGGCCCCCGAGCGTCAGCCGGCTGGCGGCGCCAGTCAGGCCGCCCGCAGCGTTGGACCCGGCCCGACCCCACCAGACGGCCGGTCTATAAGAGAAATGCGAACCGGCTCGCCGCTGCTGCGCCTCTCGTTCGGAACCGGCTCgagccccacctgtcagccacGAGTCGCCTTGCCGCCGGGGCACTCCCACTCCTAGGGTTCAAGCCCCCGgccatggcgccgccgccgtcgtccgagCAGCCAGACGCCGCCGCTCCCGGGGCCGGCGCGATCTCCAGGGTCCTCATCGTCATGGGTAATAATTCGTGCCCCCGCCCGCTCCATCCCCTTCCATTTCCTACGGCTGCTCAGTCCCTTCCTCGTTTCGCTCACTCCGCGGCTGCTTGCTTTTTTGCTCGGGTTTTGTTGCAGCGATGGAGAAGGAGGCGATGCCGCTCGTCAACAAGTTCAAGCTCGTCGAGGCGCCCGCCCGCGAATCCATGTCGGTgccccccttctcctctctctctctctctctctctctctctctctctcggttTTACTCATCTGCGTACGTCTCGTGCTCTGCTCTGAGTGCGATAAGGGCGATTTCGAACCGTAGCAGGGTTTCCTTTTTTGACCCTTTTGCTGCGTGGCGAACAGGGCGATCTCGTACCGTAGCAGGAATTTTCTTTGCCCCTTTTGCTGCATCCTGGATAGGATAGGAGGTACTAGTATCTCTGGATATTTTCGTCTCTGATTTAGATTTGTGGATGCGAGCAGATCGTTGCGTCACCAGAATGAGCTATGAAAATTGTACCGATTAAGTGCCGGTGTTCATTCAGCATGGTTCACCACACGGTTAGTAGCAACTATGCCATTCTGTACAAGAATGCAGACCGTTGCTGGAGCTAACAAAATGTTACTAGTATAATGCTCTCTAGCTTCATTGCATTCTGTGCTCTGTATTCTGCTCATACTCGTAGCTCTCCAGTTCATACAGTTCCTCTGTTAAGTCTGCTATGCGGAAATCAGGTGTCAGCATATGGCTGTTACCTGGTTTCACTAAAAGTAAATATGCCTTTCTGTGGTGGAATTGAGATGGCATCCATTATCACAGTACATACTGCCTGAATGATACCATGAAGCTAACACTATTTTTTTGTTATATTGTACCTCGCAGATTTCCTAAAGGTGCCCCATGGACTAGGTTCTATGGCATCTACAAAGACCTCCACCTTGACCTTGTCATGCCTGGAAAGGATGCTGTTTTTGGTAACTTCTGGATGGTTTCACATTTCCTTTACTTGGTTGTCAAATTAGCTTCCCCCCTCAAGTAGATTATAGTATTTTAGTTGACTAAGAGCTTCCATTGATAATAGTTCATTGTCTTCCTTTCTTTAGTCcatgtaatgtaattctctttGAGACAATTCTGTGTCAATCGACTTGATTTCTTACCAAGAACTGCATCCTTGCAGGAGTTGACAGTGTTGGTACTGTATCAGCAGCTCTTGTGACTTATGCTTCCATTCAAGCATTGAAGCCAGACCTTATCATTAATGCTGGCACTGCTGGTGGCTTCAAGGTATGTACTAGAACTTTGCTGATCTTGCTGTCTATGTTCTGGTTTTTCAAATGTTTGAAAATTGGATTTCTTTTTTGCAGGCCAAAGGAGCAAGCGTTAAAGATGTCTTCCTAGCATCAGATGTTGCATTCCATGACAGGAGGATACCAATACCTGTGAGTATTGTCTCACATTTCTAATACATGTGTTGAGCTGGGGTTACATCCATTTTATTCATAGAGATGAGCAGGTCATTTATGAGCCAAACAATATGACTAGTTTGATCTAACAAATATTCATGATCTTCTTTGCTCCAGCTTATCCGTGTTCCTTGATCTTCATCATGATTAATCACTTTTAGATATTTCATGTATACCACTTGCTAAAGATTGTGCTATAATTATATATTCATTTTTTATTTTAAGTGTGATTTCTTCTTTAGCTATTATTGTTCTTTTGTCATTATTTCTTTAAACTTCAGCCATACTAATATGGACCTATTGGTGTGTATGCATAGGTTTTTGACATGTATGGAATTGGAGCACGGAAAACTTTTGCAGCCCCAAATATCTTGAATGAACTCAATTTCAAGGTGAGCTGTAGCTATCTCCTGCTGTCAAACTGCTGAGCTTTTTTCTTCCATTTCGTGCTTAGAGTTGCATGCCTTTTCCTATTTCCTTTTAGTGGGTATAATTTCTGCGATAAATTTGTAGTTCCATTTGCGAACTTTTGAGCTTGTACCAATCTATGGACAACAATTGTAGCACCTGTTGTCTTACTGAAAGTTTCCTTCATTTCAGCTTGGCAAGTTGTCGACTGGGGATTCTCTTGATATGTCTCCCCAGGATGAGGAGGCTATACTGAGCAATGATGCTACAATCAAGGATATGGAGGTATGCACTTCTTCTCAGGCAATCAGCTTTATGAATACTGGCATACACCAGAAAAATGGGCCAGTTTTAGTTGTTGCTGAGATCTTTTCAAATAATACATGATGTAAAGTTTTGTAATCAGCATAGAGCAATCGTGTTAAGTGCACTGGTGTTCAGTATGAAGTGCAGGAGGCGACTACTCCTATATTGCTTTCTATCTACTTTGCCTGCTTCATCTTCACTTGGTAACAGTGTAATCCAAAATTTGAAGTCTGAAAGTGGTTTAATTTTGCCTCGTTTACCTTTACAGGGAGCAGCTGTGGCATACGTTGCGGACATGTTCTCAACTCCAGCAATCTTTGTGAAAGCCGTGACTGATATTGTGGATGGGGACAAGCCAACAGCAGAAGAGTTTCTGAATAACCTGATCTCCGTGACAGCAGCACTGGACGTGGCAGTCACCAAATTGGTGGATTTCATCTGTGGGAAACGCATCTCTGATCTTTAGGAACTCCAACTGCCTCTCCATGCTGTTTCCCGGCCGGCAGAAACTGAATATGCTCATGAATCCaagatcccccccccccccccccccttgcttTGATGCACAATACAAGTAGGATACAATACAATTAGGCTGTATGATTACTTTTGGAGGGGTTCTGTATGTGAGGTTTTACATTCTTACCTGTACAAAATTCTGGTCGAGCCATGGTGTGGAATTTTGTAGAATAATTTGCGAGGCATACCTTTCGTGCGGAAATAAAATGCTGGGGAGAACTGGAATCCTCGTGGGGTTAGTTGAAGCTTATGCGATCTGCTTGCGTTGCGAACATGTTCGATGTGAATGCAGTGTGATGCTGCTTCGGAAGCATTGTCAGCCTTGAGGGCATGGGAAGCCATCAGGGATTCAGAATCCTCTCTGAACACACTATCAATTCTTGTCTAGTGGTTGGTTGGCTCTCTCCTTTATGAGATGGGCTGGTCGGCTGGAAGTAGAAGGGTCATGAGGCTTGGCTTGGTCTCTGGCTCAGTCAGCGCCCACTGAAGCAAGAGCCTGACCCTCCTCTCCCTGCTCAGGTACTGCTGCATCTGTGTACTGCAAATATTTCCTTTCTCAAGCCACTGTATATCCATGGAGACCCCTGGCTTGAAATCGCAGCTTATCCAGATGGAGATCCCTGGCTTCCCATGGAAGAAGCATCAGCCGGATCCCGATGGCTGCACCAAGCTGGAGCTTCAGGCCGGCGGCATCAAGCCAAAGGTGGAGCCCTGCGAGGAGCAGGagcgctcgccgccgctgccaccgCCGGCTCCAGACGACTGGGAGGTCACCCCGCTCTCCGGCGACCACCCCTTCTTCACCACCGTCATGTCCAAGAGTCAGGTCCAGAAGCAGTTCCAGCTGGTTCGTACGGAGACGACCACACATGCATAATTCAGGCAGCTCTCACTGAACTGCACGGCAAGAGTGTTCTCGCTTCCTCTACTGACCAATGCCCGCCTGGTGTCCCCTCTTGCTTGTGCTCAGGTCATCCCGGCTCGTCTGCACCGCCACCTCCCGGAGGCGCGCGTCCCCGCGGTGCTCCTCTGCCGCGGCCGGTCGTGGGCGGCGAGTTATTGCGGCGACCTCAAGTGCAAGAAGATCGACGCGGCGTGGAGGGACTTCGCCCTCGACAACGCGCTACGGGTCGGGGACGCCTGCGTCTTCGAGCTCACCGCGGCCGCTGCCGGGAGTACTGGAAGTGAGGGCGATGGGGAGGTGGTGTTCCGGGTGCAGGTGCTCCGCGGCGGCCTGCCGGAGGAGATCACCTCCAAGGGCGCCACCTCCGACGAGCCCCTCGTCATCGTGGACTAGAAACCGCTGCTTCTGTGGCTGTAGTTTAGCAGTAGTACAGGGACAGTCGTTGCGTGCGTCAGCAGAGGAGATCACGAGAGATTCAGGAGCTTTTGGTGTTTTGCTTGTTTGCCCCTTTCGTTCTGCGCCGTCTGATCATCCCTGCAAGAAGCTAGCTCATCAGGTTGTTTGTTTGGAGTAGCTCATCTCAGAACATCAGATTGCAAATTCACTGCGATGTGAAGAGCAGTGTGGCCTCGTGCAGTCATACTGGAAAATGAAGCGGTATTATGTTGTGTTATCGGAGAGGTTCCTGAAAAGCTCTCAGATGAGATGTTGGACAGAGCTTTCTTCAGGATGCAACATCAAGTCAAAGTCCGAGCCTTAATTCGGAGTCTTAATTCCTAGTACTTTCCATCTCTCCGGTGTTCCATTGATCGAGTCAACGTCTGCTTCTTTTCCAGGAGATCGAGTTAAAAACTCCCGTTTGGACCTTAGAATTGAATTCTgttctaataatcataatttagacACAAATCTATCTATAATTATATAcggaatatatttgtatattacTGTTAGCCATACGAGAGAGATACTTATGTGCTATATTTCTACTACAGAGGAGTGAGCCTACGGAAAAAACGTCGTTTGGAAATGTTTTGCGAAAAGAAATGTCCTGGAACAtgctttctctctttttttttttttttgtccaaagagaagagaagagaagagaataGGGCTTTTGTCTTGATCTCTTGGCTTCTTCGTTGCCGTTTCTGCTGCCTTCGCACCcaagtcgtcgtcgtcgtcgtctacTACTACTACTGCTGCTAGTCTTCATTCCTCCATTCTAGCCTCCTATTAGTATTATTAGCACCCCAAGTCCGACCCCTAGTCACCGTCTACTCAGGCTCCCCAAccatggcgacggcggcggcggaggtcccaGTGTCAGCGCCGGTGAGTCACACgcgtcctctccctccctctctcgtCAAATCCTTTTGGTTGGCTGCCTGGTGGCGCTGGATCCGGCCGTGCTGGAGCGGGAGCGTGGGGCAAGGTAGCGTCCGTGAGAACTTTGTTCCAGTCAACAGTCGCGTCCCACCCGCCTCGTGGTTGGTGGGCTGAGTTCGTTGTTGCTTCGCGGAAGCAGTTTGCTGGTGCTAGGGTTTGGTTGGATCTGGGCGTGACTGCAGCGTAGGCACACTCCTATGTGCCTATGCAACTCGAGATCGCTGAACTCGTAGGCGCCAAATGTTGTGGGATTTGTCAAGAGGGTTCCTGCAAGTGGGTTTACTAGTTGATATCCATGAATAGTGATTTGTACCAAGTTTTAGGACTCGCTTTCGTTCTAGTATATATCAGGTTCTGCAATTGCAAAAGCATTCTGAGAAGATGGTAGGCTGTTCACCAGCAATTTTGTCTCGCAATCTCTCAGGTTTTATGCCTTGAATGAATGACTGTGTGTATGGATTCTGGATCAACAAATGCTTGGTTGGGATTAATGGTGCCAGGCTGCTTGATGAAATAATATGTACCCATGTTTATGCTAGTATTAGGTGTCGTACCATTATAAGCCTCTGCGTAAATTAGTGCAGAATGCTTGGACAGTCATCACGGTTTATTGGGCATCACATAAGCGTTATTCCCATCCAGTCATGAAGAAGTCTATGCGTGTTTTATGCGCCACAAGCTGGCATACTTGATGAACCTAGCTCAAAACCTTAAAAGCTTTTTAAGATTTACTAAGCTTTTTTAGATGATATAAGCTCTTCCACCTATGCCATTTAATGCTTATTGTCTGATTTTCACATTTTCAGCATGGTTGACATATATTTGAGTGCAAAAGCTTGTGCTTAAATTATAGAAAAGTTAAATGTTAAGGGAAAACAAT
The genomic region above belongs to Panicum hallii strain FIL2 chromosome 4, PHallii_v3.1, whole genome shotgun sequence and contains:
- the LOC112888969 gene encoding B3 domain-containing protein Os06g0112300-like isoform X1; translation: METPGLKSQLIQMEIPGFPWKKHQPDPDGCTKLELQAGGIKPKVEPCEEQERSPPLPPPAPDDWEVTPLSGDHPFFTTVMSKSQVQKQFQLVIPARLHRHLPEARVPAVLLCRGRSWAASYCGDLKCKKIDAAWRDFALDNALRVGDACVFELTAAAAGSTGSEGDGEVVFRVQVLRGGLPEEITSKGATSDEPLVIVD
- the LOC112888969 gene encoding B3 domain-containing protein Os06g0112300-like isoform X2, coding for MEIPGFPWKKHQPDPDGCTKLELQAGGIKPKVEPCEEQERSPPLPPPAPDDWEVTPLSGDHPFFTTVMSKSQVQKQFQLVIPARLHRHLPEARVPAVLLCRGRSWAASYCGDLKCKKIDAAWRDFALDNALRVGDACVFELTAAAAGSTGSEGDGEVVFRVQVLRGGLPEEITSKGATSDEPLVIVD
- the LOC112888968 gene encoding 5'-methylthioadenosine/S-adenosylhomocysteine nucleosidase 2-like; this translates as MAPPPSSEQPDAAAPGAGAISRVLIVMAMEKEAMPLVNKFKLVEAPARESIFPKGAPWTRFYGIYKDLHLDLVMPGKDAVFGVDSVGTVSAALVTYASIQALKPDLIINAGTAGGFKAKGASVKDVFLASDVAFHDRRIPIPVFDMYGIGARKTFAAPNILNELNFKLGKLSTGDSLDMSPQDEEAILSNDATIKDMEGAAVAYVADMFSTPAIFVKAVTDIVDGDKPTAEEFLNNLISVTAALDVAVTKLVDFICGKRISDL